In Quercus lobata isolate SW786 unplaced genomic scaffold, ValleyOak3.0 Primary Assembly Scq3eQI_1961, whole genome shotgun sequence, one genomic interval encodes:
- the LOC115973483 gene encoding germin-like protein subfamily 1 member 14 — protein MRKAYIVTVALFALAFSLASASDPAPLQDFCVALKDYSDSKSAVFVNGKFCKDPKLVKAEDFFFEGLNNAGNTDNKVGSNVTTVNVDTLPGLNTLGISLARIDFAPYGENPPHTHPRGTEILVVAEGTLFVGFVTSNTENRLFTKTLNKGDVFVFPVGLIHFQLNVGKTKAIAISGLSSQNAGVITIADAVFGSNPPINPDVLTKAFQLDKNVVEELQKEFGDHNY, from the exons ATGAGGAAAGCTTACATTGTAACTGTTGCCCTCTTCGCTTTGGCATTCTCTCTTGCCTCTGCCTCTGACCCCGCTCCCCTGCAGGACTTTTGTGTTGCACTTAAGGACTACTCGGACTCCAAATCAGCCG TATTCGTTAATGGAAAGTTTTGCAAGGATCCAAAGCTGGTCAAAGCTGAAGATTTCTTCTTTGAGGGATTGAACAATGCTGGGAACACAGATAATAAAGTTGGGTCAAACGTCACTACCGTGAACGTAGACACGTTACCAGGCCTTAATACTCTTGGCATATCCTTGGCTCGAATTGACTTTGCACCATATGGAGAAAATCCTCCCCATACTCACCCTCGCGGCACTGAAATTCTAGTAGTCGCGGAGGGTACTCTCTTTGTTGGTTTTGTAACATCCAACACAGAAAATCGCCTCTTCACCAAAACTCTAAATAAGGGGGATGTGTTTGTCTTTCCAGTTGGTCTCATTCACTTCCAATTAAATGTGGGAAAAACTAAAGCAATTGCCATTTCTGGTTTAAGCAGCCAAAATGCAGGCGTAATCACAATAGCAGATGCTGTATTTGGATCCAATCCTCCCATTAATCCTGATGTTCTCACCAAGGCGTTCCAACTCGACAAAAATGTGGTTGAAGAGCTTCAGAAAGAATTTGGAGATCacaattattag
- the LOC115973484 gene encoding germin-like protein subfamily 1 member 14, which produces MRKAYILTVALFAVAFSLAFASDPDPLQDFCVALKDYSDSKSAVFVNGKFCKDPKLVKAEDFFFEGLNIAGNTDNKVGSNVTTVNVDMLAGLNTLGVSLARIDFAPYGENPPHTHPRGTEILVVAEGTLFVGFVTSNTENRLFTKTLNKGDVFVFPIGLIHFQLNVGKTKAIAISAFSSQNAGVITIADAVFGSNPPINPDVLTKAFQLDKNVVEELQKKFEVDNY; this is translated from the exons ATGAGGAAAGCTTACATTTTAACTGTTGCCCTCTTCGCTGTGGCATTCTCTCTTGCCTTTGCATCTGACCCCGATCCCCTGCAGGACTTTTGTGTTGCACTTAAGGACTACTCGGACTCCAAATCAGCCG TATTCGTTAATGGAAAGTTTTGCAAGGATCCAAAGCTGGTCAAAGCTGAAGATTTCTTCTTTGAGGGATTGAACATTGCTGGGAACACAGATAATAAAGTTGGGTCAAACGTCACTACTGTGAACGTAGACATGTTAGCAGGCCTCAATACTCTTGGCGTATCCTTGGCTCGAATTGACTTTGCACCATATGGAGAAAATCCTCCCCATACTCACCCTCGTGGCACTGAAATTCTAGTAGTCGCGGAGGGTACTCTCTTTGTTGGTTTTGTAACATCCAACACAGAGAATCGCCTCTTCACCAAAACTCTAAATAAGGGGGATGTGTTTGTCTTTCCAATTGGTCTCATTCACTTCCAATTAAACGTGGGAAAAACGAAAGCAATTGCCATTTCTGCTTTCAGCAGCCAAAATGCAGGCGTAATCACAATAGCAGATGCTGTCTTTGGATCCAATCCTCCCATTAATCCTGATGTTCTCACCAAGGCCTTCCAACTCGACAAAAATGTGGTTGAAGAGCTtcagaaaaaatttgaagttgacaattattag
- the LOC115973480 gene encoding 60S ribosomal protein L9-like, which translates to MKTILSSETMDIPDGVKIKVNAKVIEVEGPRGKLVRNFKHLNLDFDLITDEETGNRKLKIDAWFGSRKTSAAIRTALSHVENLITGVTKGYRYKMRFVYAHFPINASITNTSKSIEIRNFLGEKKVRKVDMLDGVTILRSEKVKDELVLDGNDIELVSRSAALINQKCHVKNKDIRKFLDGIYVSERGTIVEE; encoded by the exons ATGAAGACCATCTTGTCATCGGAGACCATGGACATCCCAGATGGGGTCAAGATTAAGGTGAACGCTAAGGTCATCGAGGTGGAAGGCCCACGTGGCAAGCTCGTCAGAAATTTCAAGCACTTGAACTTGGATTTCGATCTCATTACTGACGAGGAAACTGGGAACCGAAAGCTGAAGATCGACGCTTGGTTCGGCTCCAGGAAGACCTCCGCCGCCATCCGCACCGCGCTCAGCCACGTCGAGAATCTCATCACCGGTGTCACCAAGGGCTACCGTTACAAGATGAGGTTCGTTTATGCTCATTTCCCCATCAATGCCAGTATCACCAACACCAGCAAGTCCATCGAGATCAGGAACTTTCTTGGAGAAAAAAAG GTAAGGAAGGTGGATATGCTTGATGGGGTCACAATTCTCCGATCTGAAAAGGTCAAGGATGAGCTTGTACTGGATGGGAACGACATCGAACTGGTCTCTCGATCTGCTGCCTTGATAAACCAG AAGTGTCACGTGAAGAACAAGGATATCCGGAAATTCCTTGACGGAATTTATGTCAGTGAGAGGGGAACCATCGTAGAGGAGTAA
- the LOC115973485 gene encoding flavonoid 3-O-glucosyltransferase-like: protein MSETTNAGEKHVAVLAFPFGTHAAPLLSLVSRIAATAPNVYFSFFCTSNSNNSDFSNEGLNNIKPYDVYDGLPEGYTCSFNNPIEPVMLFLKAMPENYKSVMEVAVRERQREISCIMSDAFFGFAGKMAEEMDVNWVPLWTAGPRSLLVHVDTDVIRKRLGDSGSEDQTLEIIPGFSSSMRAVDLPEGVIINISTPFSMMLHNMGLMLPHATAVAINSYEEIDLDIVNILKQRFHEFLNIGPFLLTCPQTICSDEHGCLEWLDKHKTDSVAYISFGSVITLPPPEQAALAEALEASGFPFLWSLRSFEESLPKGFIERTRTQGKIVPWAPQMLVLGHRSVGVFVTHCGWNSVLESVIAGVPMICRPFFGDQRLNMRTVEASWGVGVGLEGGVFTKDGMVKALEQTLSSEQGKEMREKAEAFNKSALEAVARDGSSTKDFNTLVKLVTS from the exons ATGTCAGAGACCACCAATGCAGGTGAAAAACACGTCGCGGTTTTGGCATTCCCGTTCGGCACTCATGCAGCCCCACTTCTGAGCCTTGTAAGCAGAATCGCAGCCACAGCCCCGAACGTGTATTTCTCATTCTTCTGCACTTCCAACTCCAACAACTCTGACTTCTCCAACGAGGGCTTGAATAACATAAAGCCTTACGACGTGTATGATGGGTTGCCTGAGGGTTATACGTGCAGCTTTAATAATCCGATCGAGCCGGTGATGCTGTTTTTAAAGGCCATGCCAGAGAACTATAAGAGCGTGATGGAAGTAgctgtgagagagagacagagagagataaGCTGTATAATGAGTGATGCATTTTTTGGGTTCGCTGGAAAAATGGCTGAAGAAATGGATGTGAATTGGGTTCCACTTTGGACTGCTGGACCTCGCTCACTTCTGGTTCATGTTGACACAGATGTCATCCGCAAAAGACTTGGAGATAGTg GCAGTGAAGACCAAACCCTTGAAATCATTCCAGGATTTTCTTCATCAATGCGTGCAGTCGATTTACCTGAAGGAGTGATAATAAACATATCAACCCCCTTTTCTATGATGTTACACAATATGGGATTAATGCTGCCACATGCAACTGCGGTTGCCATAAACTCCTATGAAGAGATAGACCTTGATATTGTGAATATACTCAAGCAAAGATTCCACGAGTTTCTCAATATTGGTCCATTCCTACtaacatgtccacaaacaatCTGCTCTGATGAGCACGGTTGCTTGGAGTGGTTGGACAAGCATAAAACCGATTCTGTGGCATACATTAGCTTTGGAAGTGTGATAACACTTCCACCTCCTGAGCAAGCAGCACTGGCAGAAGCACTAGAGGCAAGTGGGTTTCCATTTCTTTGGTCACTTAGGAGCTTTGAGGAAAGTTTGCCAAAGGGGTTTATAGAAAGGACAAGAACACAAGGAAAAATAGTTCCATGGGCTCCCCAAATGCTAGTCTTAGGACATCGTTCAGTTGGGGTGTTTGTGACACATTGTGGATGGAATTCTGTTTTGGAAAGTGTTATCGCCGGCGTGCCAATGATTTGTAGGCCTTTTTTCGGAGACCAGAGACTGAACATGCGAACCGTAGAGGCGTCTTGGGGCGTTGGTGTAGGTCTAGAAGGTGGGGTTTTTACTAAAGATGGAATGGTGAAGGCCTTGGAACAAACTTTGTCTAGTGAACAAGGGAaggaaatgagagagaaagcGGAAGCTTTCAACAAGTCTGCATTGGAAGCTGTTGCACGTGATGGTAGCTCTACTAAAGATTTCAACACTTTGGTTAAGTTGGTCACCAGTTAA